TCagcaaggccgacggcgactcACCAAGTGACtacgccgtcttcctcgccgaggcgcaggccaaCGACCGTCGGGCCCGGCGCACGATCCCGCTCTGGATCCCATCGGACACgccggagcggcagcagcagcagaagcagcagcgccgcgacagCACGTACTACTCATACTCGGGTGGGTCGCGGAGCAGCGCGGGAGTCGGACCCGGAGCCGAAGTTGGAGGCCAAgtcggggccggggccggggccggggccgggggtTGTTGTGGGGCGTACTactacaacaacaaccaccatccgcaccaccatcctcaccaccaccacctacaacaacaacagcagcagcatggcctcCACCGTgatgtcgcggcggccatggggCGAGCGGTGCGGAGGCAGCCGagcacggccatggcgagaaGGATAACTGAGTATGTGCGCCcgacgagggagggggagatgGCGTGAGGCGATGACCAAGGAAAGGGCATTTACTACCTACCTTTTGCACGTCTACCTCTCCTCCAGCCATGGGAGTTTTGACACGACCGTGATGAAGTTTACGAAGACACCGGGATTtcagggggggggagtggaTCAACGCAGGACTAGATACACACACGGACGCTCTGGCCAGGACTTGGGGAGAGGGGCCCATCTAATTTACTTCGTAAATACTTATGATGCCACGTTGTCAAGGTAGACGAAAgctgtcagtcagtcaacgCCTTGTAAAATTCTTGGCTCAATACGGGGGTCCGGTCAATTCTGCTATCAAAGCCCACACACCATGACAACAGTGTCCAGACGGTCCTTGGAGCCAACTTTGCAAAGCAAAGACAAGAGATTACTCTCCAGCAACTCTCGTCGTGTGCCTTGGGCTCGTGGCAAAACAGCAGACACACCGCACCGACCCATGACCGACCCTCCTCTCCTCGCTCCAAACGTGAAACCCAGTTGCCCCCCCCTCTCGATGGGTATACTACGTGCAAGAAAAAACTACCAAAAATCTCACTCCCTTACAGATGGTCAACGCTCctggcccgcgacgacgacgacgacaacgacgatgtCCCAAATAGCCCCTTCTCGGTCCAtgcagacgccgccacgTCATTAGTGAAACGAGCATATGGATAAAGATCAAAAGAAACGAACGGGAAGGGAAAAGAAAAATCATGCGTGACACAACGACAAGCAGCCCCAGCTCCGATTAAAAATGCGGCCCGAAAATGTACATCAAAGCAATGATGCAGACGGGTAAGTTTCAACACCGGGAAGGCGAGCGTCCCGTTCGGCCCGTCCCCGTAAAGCGAATAATAACAAACCGAGTAAATCTGTCCGAAAGGATGAATGAGCCCATGCAATAGTGTCATAAAACGTCGTTAGGTGACATAGAGGTTGTGCCTATAGGAAAAACCACCACTTCGGTCGCGCAAACGGTCCAAATAAAGGTGGTAAATGCAGAGGAAACGTGCAGCGTCGGCCTACGCTCGCATGACGCCCGCGACACCCCTGCGTGGGGGCAGCTGaatctcctcgtcgtcggagctgTCTGCCACCTCGGCTCCCGCACGGTCCAGCATTCGCTCAATGTCTTCGTCGCAGAGagtcttcctcgccgtgccgTTGCCAAGAGCTATGCCGCTTGGTAGCGAGAGAGCTGAACGTACGTGACCCCCGGCGCCGTTTGTTCGCCGCTTCGGCGTGGACCGATTCGGGGACTGGTATTGCCGCGGCGAGTCCAAGTCCAGGGGCGAGTCCGGAGGCGGGGGCATGCTGGCCCGATCGTAGCCAGCCTTCtttgttggcggcgccggcggcggcagcgagggccGCTGCGAGGGCAGAGCTCTCCGTGGCCCACTCGGCAGTGCATGGCGACCCGAGCTCCGTGGCGCGGGAGGCTGGGGTTGCGCCCCAGGAGACCCAGACGGGGAGAAGGCGTGCTTCAGGTTTGCCGAGTTGCCTGGACTGCTCATGAAGAGCAGCGTTTCGGCCACGTCTTGATCTAGGCGAGATATCGGATTGCTCGTGCCCTGGGGCGTTGGGGGGGAGCCGGAGTGTGACTGGACGAGTCCGGCAGGCGTGTAGTGGGGGTTCGAGTTGCGCCGAGGATTGGATCGAGGAGCGGGCATAGACATGGACGGCTGGATGGTGGCCGGGGGAGCTAGCATTGGCTTGCCCGAGAGTaatgacggcggcgagatggacTTGCGCCGGATCATGACGGGGTCGCTGGAGAAGTGAACCTGGGGCGTCGAGTTGACGTTGAGTCgcgggctggccgaggacccGTGCCGGCGATGTACGGTGGAGGTGCTAGATGCCGGAGAGGCAGCCTGGGATGCCAGAGactcgacctcgtccagcGACCGGCCTTGCCAGCCGTGGTTTACCTTGATCATTGCGTACGACAGGCGAGTACGCAACTCGGCAGATAGCTGCGATCATGTCAATATCAAACGTCACGCGCGCGTCTAGCAAATCCGCGATATCGTACCTCGCCAATGGTGCTCCCCGCGGTCGAGGCCACGCTGACGGCGCTTGTCGTCCGCGAATGTCCCTTGACGGGGCTCATGCTGCCCGCCCAAGActtgacctcgccgtccgccatGCGCTTACGCGATCCAGCACCGACCGCGTCGGGCTCCATCCTGTCTTGGGCAGCGGCAATGGCTGACAGGTGATGCAGCTGGCTGCTGTGGTCCACACCGTGGTCCGATCCGTTCGACGGCTTGTCGTGGTgccgctcgacggccgcgtacCGCTCGCCGCTGGTAtcgctggcgggcggcgtggcgacCCGGTCCGTCGAGGCTGTCACAGTCGACTCTTGGGAGTTGGAGATGGATCGCGTGAGGCTctgcgacgagctgccgccactGTCCGGGATGATctggctcgacggcggcgggtgtgCCTGCTcacccggcggccgcgtcctgtCGAGGTCCATGACGTCTTCCGACGtcgacacggcgccgcgggaagatctcgttgccgtcgcgggTGGGAGGGGAGCGCTCCAATCGCGGAGTCTCGGTCTACCGTCCTTCGCGTCGCGTGTCTCACCGTTGCGACCGTCGTCAGCATTCACCAGCGTCGACACTGACGGAGCGACCCCACCGCTCCAGTCGGGAATCATGCCAGCGGCGGAGCAGAGGCTAAATCAAGAAAGGGGCGTTGCGAGAGGACCCGGGAGCGCGCTTCAGCGCAGTCGGCGCCTGTCAGTCGGGCGTGGTGCGAGGACGTCGCGTCCAAGAGGGGAGGGTATCCGTCCaagagcggcgcggcgcgcgacgggACAGgactcggcgaggagcaaaGCGCGTGCGAATGCGACGCTCTCTTCAATCGAGCAAAGCGATGGGTTGCCAGTGTTGCCGGCGCTGGGGAGAACGACGCTGTCGGCCAGGTGGAATCTATACAAGTGCGAgttgaaggaggaggaggacgggaggGCAAATGGGAGCCTCGCCTGGTGACGACGCCAGAGACGGGACGCAATGGTGGCTACGAATACGCGGTACTTGCGTACTAAATGAGCCGTTGACGTCCGTCCATTGGGTTGGCTCCACGCGCGACGCTTCCGGCCACCTCATGGGGCCCTGGGAGGGACCCGACTGCGCTACGCTTCGCTGCACTGCACGGCAGGTGACCCTTCTGGGGCTCCTGACTTTCCCCCCAGCGAGTCGCGCTCGCCAATAACTGGCAGGCGGTGGCAGCACAGGGgctggaagggggggggggggggctctcaGTGATTATTTTAGGGGACCTTGACGCCTCGAATGTTACCTTGGTAGTGAGACGCTCACCTGTCGCACTGGTACaaggcgcgccgcgcgctgctggaACAGCCCGTACGCTGGCATAATTGATGGACTGGTTGTCCGATGTCTGTCTGATATCAAACTCTCGTCCCGTCAAAGCATCGCACAACCTGTAATCTTCTGTGCCTCGTTCAGCGCCTTGCTTGGTGACATTGTAGGCCGCGTTTTTTGCCTGTcccgtggtggtgcggaAAAATTCTGACAAAACGCTCGACGTACGTATTCCACAGCATGGCAAGTGCGTACTACGCTGCAAAGTACCTCGTGCTAGCGACGCCAGCCCGCGCAACGCGAGTAAGTCGAGGCACTTCTCTCTCGCCTGGCAATCGCCCAGCCATCAAAGGAGGAAAATTGCGTTTACGGCCGCGTGCGCCCCCGTTCCGCATCGGGCActccggcacggcggcgaccgtGGAGAGACGCAGACACCGACACGAGCCGGAGCGACGTGCCTGTACGCAGCAAGGCTCCGCTGAGCAAATGTGTTTTGAAACAATGTGCCCTTCCCTACTTCGCACGAACAAAGTCTTTAGCGGTCCTATGACCCGCCAGGTCGCGTGGGCGGGAGACCCGGCACGCAACTTGCAAGACAGGGGgcctgccctccccctcgtcgccgatggGCGTTGGGCGGGACTGGGGGCGTAGGTTGGGGGGGCACGGAGTCAGTACGTACCTCGCTGAACAACCGTGCAGCGCGGAAAATCGCGTGATCACGTGAAGACTATGGGTCAGGTTGGCCCCGCACAGTGGAGGGCAGCCACACCCATCCCGTAGCGTCCACCAGATCCGGGGCAGCATCATACAAGACGGCCAACACGCAGTCACAGCATCTTTCTTCATGCCTCAGGATCACACATTCGCTTCTGTGTCGGTACTTCGTTCTGACGCCGTGGATACAAATTTAGTGAACgattggcggcggctggcagTGTCGTAGCTGGGCTAAGGGCAAACAAGACATCAGGGAAACGCTTGCGTCCTTCAGCGAAGACGAGGTAATCCGATCATACCTAGCGGGGAAATCAGCATCAGCTGAGATCCGAGCAATGTTGATTTTAACTATCTATCATGCATCCCCCACGGGCGTTGGCGTCCTCTATCCGCACTCCGGCTCGTCGCTAGTAGTAGCCCCAACATGGCCATGTATACCACCATCTAGAATGACGTCCTCGTTGTCGTCCAAGTCGTCCTGTACTCTGCGCCACCCCTTCTTCCTGTCTCGCCGGCTCTGTGCTTCTCCGGGATCCTTTCCTTTGCCATTGTCCTCCTTGACCTCATAGACCGGCTTCAACAGGGCGCCCAGGAGAGGGTTGGCACTGAATGTGCCTCCTCCCATA
Above is a genomic segment from Purpureocillium takamizusanense chromosome 2, complete sequence containing:
- a CDS encoding uncharacterized protein (COG:S~EggNog:ENOG503P6NC), translating into MIPDWSGGVAPSVSTLVNADDGRNGETRDAKDGRPRLRDWSAPLPPATATRSSRGAVSTSEDVMDLDRTRPPGEQAHPPPSSQIIPDSGGSSSQSLTRSISNSQESTVTASTDRVATPPASDTSGERYAAVERHHDKPSNGSDHGVDHSSQLHHLSAIAAAQDRMEPDAVGAGSRKRMADGEVKSWAGSMSPVKGHSRTTSAVSVASTAGSTIGELSAELRTRLSYAMIKVNHGWQGRSLDEVESLASQAASPASSTSTVHRRHGSSASPRLNVNSTPQVHFSSDPVMIRRKSISPPSLLSGKPMLAPPATIQPSMSMPAPRSNPRRNSNPHYTPAGLVQSHSGSPPTPQGTSNPISRLDQDVAETLLFMSSPGNSANLKHAFSPSGSPGAQPQPPAPRSSGRHALPSGPRRALPSQRPSLPPPAPPTKKAGYDRASMPPPPDSPLDLDSPRQYQSPNRSTPKRRTNGAGGHVRSALSLPSGIALGNGTARKTLCDEDIERMLDRAGAEVADSSDDEEIQLPPRRGVAGVMRA